The DNA window CAAGGGCGCCGTGATCGGGAGCATGGGCGTCATCTACGCCGTCTGGTCCTTCTTGTCGTGGATCGGCAGCCTCCTCGTCATCCACCTGCACGCCCAGGGCGGCCACGTGTTCGTCGCCTCCATCTGCATCGTTTTGGCGGGAATGTAAGCATTCAAATTACAAACACACCCTCCATTTCAAAACAAGTGACATTTTTACCGATAATGTACGTTCGTGCTGTTGTTGCTAATGTCAGGTCGATCATGATGGCGCTGCCGAACCTCCGGTACTTCattgacgcgacggcggcggcgagccggatGCAAGAAATGATCGAAATGCTCCCACCGCTCGAAGGGGCGGAGAAGAAGGGAGCCACCATGGAAAGGATCAGGGGCGAGATCGTGTTCAAAGACGTGCACTTCTCGTACCCGTCGAGGCCGGACACGCTGGTGCTCAACGGCTTCAACCTGACCATCTCTGAGGGCGCCACCGTCGGtctcgtcggcggcagcgggtcCGGGAAGTCCACCGTGATCTCGCTGCTGCAGAGGTTCTACAGCCCGGACTCCGGGGAGATATCGATGGACGACCATGGCATTGACACGCTCAATGTGGAGTGGCTTAGGAGCCAGATAGGGCTAGTGAGCCAAGAGCCTGTACTGTTTGCGACCTCCATTAGGGAGAACATACTATTCGGCGACGAGACGGCCTCGTTGAAGCAAGTCGTCGCCGCGGCGAAGATGGCCAATGCCCACGAGTTCATCGTCAAGTTGCCCCATGGATACGAAACTCATGTACACAAGCAACAGCAATTTTTACAGTGCATGCTACAACACGCTGAATCttatggtgtatttttttttttctccggtgCAGGTTGGTCAGTTCGGGACGCAGCTGTCGGGAGGGCAGAAGCAGCGCATCGCCATTGCTCGAGCGCTCGTCCGGGACCCGAGGATCCTGCTGCTGGACGAGGCGACGAGCGCGCTCGACGCCGAGTCGGAGCGGACGGTGCAGGACGCGCTGGACCGGGCGTCCGTGGGCCGGACCACCGTGATCGTAGCGCACCGCCTCTCGACGCTCCGCAAGGCGGACACGATTGCGGTGCTCGACGCTGGCCGCGTCGTGGAGGCCGGCACGCACGACGAGCTCTTGGGGATGGACGACGGGGGTGAAGGCGGCGTGTACGCCAGGATGGTGCACCTGCAGAAGGCGCCACccgtggcggcgagggaggagcgccACCGCGCCGTGGATGTGGTGGAGAGCGAGATGGTGTCGTTCCGCAGCGTGGAGATTATGTCGGCGGTCAGCGCCACCGAGCACCGTCCTagccccgcgccgtcgttcTGCTCGGTCGAACACTCGACGGAGATTGGGAGGAAGCTCGTGGACCACGGTGTGGCGCGCTCCAGGAAGCCCTCGAAGCTTCGCCTGCTGAAGATGAACCGGCCGGAGTGGAAGCAGGCGTTGCTTGGGTGCGTTGGCGCCGTCGTCTTCGGCGCGGTGCTGCCGCTGTACTCGTACAGCCTAGGCTCGTTGCCGGAGGTTTATTTCCTCGCCGACGATGGCCAGATCCGTTCCAAGACCAGGTTgtactccttcctcttccttggCATCGCCGTCGTCTGCATCACGGCGAACATCGTGCAGCACTACAACTTCGCGGTGATGGGCGAGCGCCTGACGGAGCGTGTCCGGGGCCAGATGCTCGCCAAGATCCTCTCCTTCGAGGTCGGGTGGTTCGACGAGGACGAGAACTCGAGCGCCGCGGTGTGCGCGCGGCTGGCGACGCAGTCGAGCAAGGTCCGCTCCCTCGTCGGCGACCGCATGTGCCTGCTGGTCCAGGCGGGCGCCACGGCGTCGCTGGGCTTCTCGCTCGCGCTCGCCGTGTCGTGGCGCCTCGCCACGGTGATGATGGCCATGCAGCCGCTGATCATCGCGAGCTTCTACTTCAAGAAGGTGCTCATGGCTGCCATGTCCAAGAAGGCCAAGAAGGCGCAGGTGCAGGGGAGCCAGCTCGCCAGCGAGGCCGTGGTGAACCACCGGACGATCACCGCGTTCTCGTCGCAGCGGCGGATGCTCCGCCTGTACGAGGCCGCGCAACAAGGCCCCAAGAAGGACAACGTGGCGCACTCGTGGTTCTCCGGCTTCTGCCTGTGCCTGTGCCAGTTCAGCAACACCGGCAGCATGGCGGTCGCTCTCTGGTACGGAGGCAAGCTCATGGCCAAGGGGCTCATCACTCCCACGCACCTGTTCCAGGTGTTCTTCATGCTCATGACCATGGGAAGGGTCATCGCCGACGCCGGGAGCTTGACGTCGGACttggcgcaaggcggcgacgcggtgCGCTCCGTCCTCGACACGCTGGACCGTGAACCGACGATCaaggacgacgacaacgacaacgagaggaagaagaagaaacggAAGGAGATAAAAGGCGCGATCGAGTTCAAGAACGTGCACTTCAGCTACCCGACGCGGCCGGAGGTGGCCGTGCTCGCCGGATTCAGCCTCGAGATCGGCGCGGGGAAGACGGTGGCGCTCGTCGGGCCGAGCGGGTCCGGCAAGTCGACGGTGATCGGGCTGATCGAGCGGTTCTACGACGCGCAGAGGGGCTCGGTCCtggtcgacggcgaggacaTCAGGAGCTACAGCCTTGCACGCCTCCGGTCGCAGGTGGCGCTCGTCAGCCAGGAGCCGACGCTCTTCTCCGGGACGATACGCGACAACATAGCGTACGGCGCCGCCGAAGAGCACGCCACCGAGGACGAGGTGGcccgcgccgcggcgctcgccAACGCCCACGGGTTCATCAGCGCCATGGAGCGCGGGTACGACACGCGCGTCGGGGAGCGCGGCGCGCAGCTGTCGGGGGGGCAGAGGCAGCGGATCGCGCTGGCGCGGGCGGTGCTGAAGGACGCGAGGATCCTGCTGCTGGACGAGGCGACAAGCGCGCTGGACGCCGCGTCGGAGAGGCTGGTGCAGGACACCGTGGACCGGATGCTGCGGGGGAGGACGTGCGTCGTGGTGGCGCACCGCCTCTCGACGGTGGAGAAGTCCGACACGATCGCGGTGGTGAAGGACGGGAGGGTGGCGGAGAGAGGGAGGCACCacgagctcctcgccgtcggccgcgccggGACGTACTACAACCTGATCAAGCTCCAGCACGGCAGATCGCCGTGCCTTAGTCCCATGTGAAGTGATGGCGTAGTCCACCACACGAATCATTGCGTTGCATACATGGTCGAGCAATGGAACGGTTGAATGGATCAATATAAGCAAAATTCATGCTAGGATGATCCAGTTTATAATCATGCAAAACTACGACTGAGAATATAGAACGAGTATAACTTGTATTAATTCATCAtgaatttctaattttaaatttagcagcactaatcaaatatttttttttctttctatataCATAAATCTAAAGCTACATGAAAAATCTGTAGCTCCAAATCTAACGAAAAATCAATAAACAAATTTGTACCGTGAACTGAACGAGAGATGCGCCAGTGACCCGTCGTAATCAAACTAGGAGTGGCCGGTCAAAGCCGATCGGACGGATGCGGCGGCCCAGCTTCCGGCGTCCCGAACGAACGCGACCATGGCCTCGCTCTCCGCGATCACCACCCTGTCAGTCCCGGTCCTCGTGATCGGCGGGACGATGAGCCAGAACCCCGTCGCTAGGATGAACGCCAGCGTCAGGGCGgtcgcgacggcgcgcggcggccgcggccacccCTTGTGCGCAGCAAACCACCCCTCCGCCACCGCGCACGCCCCGTGCAGCGCGAAGAACGCGGTCGGCTCCCCCGTCGGCGGCCGCAGCGTGGCGTAGTAGATCACCGCCTCGTGCATGATCCCCGAGACGAGGAACGCCGCGAGCACCcccgcggcgacgccggcgacgccgccgcctacgcgcgcgcgcacggggCGGCTCACGCACTGGCGGAGCAGCGCGGGCACCGACAGGTTCCACCGCCTGCCCCAGAACTCCCGCAGGCTCGCCGACAGGTAGGGCCGGTCGAACTGCGGCTCTAAGTCCATCCCCATCAccgcgcgcaccgccgccgcggcgaacgCCAGGACGAGCTCCAGCGCGAGGTAGACGTGCAGTGAGTACAGCATCAGCAGGACGTACTCGTTCATCCGCTCCTTGTGGGGGTAGACCGACACGATGGTGGCGAGCAGCGCGGCCATCACGGCGGAGGTGACGAGGCCAAGGCCCGGGCGCGGGGCGTTCTCGGAATCGCGCTGCGCGCGCCGCCTGACGGGCAATGAGGCGATGGCGACGAAGGCGGGCAGCGGGAGGGACGTGTCGAGCGGGCCATGCCCCGAGGCAAGGAGCAGCAGCTTGAACTCCGCGAGCCATCCGAGGAAGAACCCGGAGGTGACGCGGAGATGGAGCGCGCGGAACGCGAGCGGGATGACGGGGAGGACGGCGAGCACCGGCACGAACGCGGCGAGGCGGGGCAGgccagggcggaggcggcgcgccacGAAGCGAACGTACGACATggccgcggccaccgcggcAACGACGGCCAACAGGCTGCgcaggtcgccgccggccatcatCGGGGTCCGGTCGATGGGGCGCGACGGAAAGAACAGATTGGCACGAGACAGGGAATTGCTGAATTTGCCAATCAACTCGTCAAGTTTTCTTTGATAAATTGGGCGCTCGCCGAGTCGCCGTGGAACAAATTAAAGCATCCCGGTGATGCAAACCATGGGCCGATGGTACAATCCACTGCTCACTACAGCCCATGTTATCAAGCGAACAAAATGTGCTGCAGTGTTTAACTCCGTTCTCTCACTTGAAAGTGATATATTCTTTCTCCATGGCGTCACCGCCAAATCCAAGTGCCGCCGGTGGAAATCACTGTAGTCCGTTGGTAACAGAAAACCAGAGTTATTCGCGATCCAAGTCGCCCTCAACAGAATGGGGTTTGGTCCGAAATCGCTATCCGGCTCATGAAACGCACTACCATCATTCTCAGTTCACATGCTCGGTACCAAAATTATTTAGACAAATTTTATTACAGGATAGTGGGACTTTATGGTTTTAGTTTTTTGAACACTGCAAAAGTTGATCTTTAGCGAGAGATACCtataaaatgtagctatttgTTATTATACACCATAACCACCAACATATACTCAATCCATTCAAGTTTGATCAGCATATTTGGTCTATGCACCGAGACCAAGAGGAGAGCACAACTGTAAAACTCATTAGCTCTGTATGGAGATATGGGAGAAAAACAATACTCCCACGTCTTGGTCTGAAAATGGTTGGATGTAGATACGGAAGCCTTAGATGTAGGCAAACTCTTGTAAAAGTTAAATAATGACTCAAATTAGAATTACAATTCTGAAATCTAAGGGCCTAAAATTTTACGTTTGGCAGAGAGCCTCCAAACAATTCTCCCATATGGCCTTGGTTGCACGGGGGATTGCTAGTTGGCGCGCGCGCCAGCTGCTCCTGGGCCTCCCGGCCCATCAggcattttttcttttttttcgcgatttgttttttctttttcttttgcgttttttttcgttttttttattacttttttttaatctttagcacacttatttttttcaaaaatgttttgagttggaaagtttttaaattttaacttgaaaatttttaaatctgatttgaaagttttcgaatttgagtggaaagttttcgaatctgagtcgaaagttttcgaatttgagttgaaaattttcgaatcggagtcaaaagttttcaaatctcaagttgaaagtttttaaatctgagtcgaaagttttcatttttttcaaatcttaacttaaaaaattttcaaatttgaacttgaaagttttcaaatctcgagttgaaagttttcaaatctgagttgaaagtttttaaatatgagttgaaagttttcaaaatttgtcttacacatttaaatttcgagttgaaaattttcaaattgagttttgaaagtttttaaaatttaactttaaaagttttcaaatctaacttgaaagttttcaatcggTTAGTAGAAAAAATCTTccggaaaaaagaaaatcatatctTAATTACTGTTATTATCTACTAATCACTTAGTTAATTTGGCTAAATTATTGGAAACACTCGCCGCCAACGGGCACGCCCGCGTTAGCTTTTCCGGGTTGCACGCGTGATCTTATTAACAAGCGAACAGACAAACATGCACTGGGATCCCTTCCTTAAAATGGATCCAATACAAACATGTCAGAGAATCAGGACAACATAGGATGAATAGGGGACCCCATGACAGACACCAGTTGTCTGATCCACTCTCTTGCTGGAGTATTCGTAGAGTTGGATTTTGATGGGGAGATGCACCCATCATATCAAACTACTACTACAGTACGCGCGAGCGGCCGGTCAAAGAAGACTCAAAGCCGAGTGGACGGAGGCGGCCGCCCAGATGCCGGTGTCCCGCACGAACGCGACGACCGCCTCGCTCTCGGCGATCACCAACTTGTCGGCGCCGGCCCTCGTGATCGGCGGGAAGAAGAGCCAGAACCCCGTGGACATGACGAGCGCCAGCGTCAGCGCGGTCGCGacggggcgcggcggccgcggccacccCTCGCGCGCCGCCCACCACCCCTCCGCCACGGCGAGCGCCCCGTGCAGCGTGAAGAACGCGGTCGCCTCCCCCGTCGGCGGCCGCAGCGTGATGTAGTAGAACATCAGCTCGTGCATGACGCCCGAGACGAAGAACGCGGCGAGGACCcccgccgcgacgccggcggctccctcgccgacgcgcgcgcgcacggggCGGCTGACGCACGGGCGGAGCACCGCCGGCACCGAGAGGTTCCACCTCCGTCCCCAGAAGTCCCGCAGGTGCGCTGACAGGTAGGGCCTGTCGAACTGCGGCTCCAGATCCATCCCCATCAccgcgcgcaccgccgccgccgcgcacgccagGACGAGCTCCAGCGCGAGGTACACGTGCAGCGAGTAGAGGACGAGCAGGGCGTACGGGTTCATCCGCTCCTTGTACCGGTACAGCAACACGATGACCGCGAGCAGGGCGGCCATCACGGCGGAGGTCACGGGGCCAAGGCCGGATCCCGCGGCGTTCTTGGTGGGATCACGCTGCCTGACGGGGaaggtggcgatggcgacgaagGCGGGGAGCGGGAGGGACGGGTCGAGCGGGCCCTGCCCCGAGGCGAGGAGCAGCAGCTTGAACTCCGCGAGCCAGGCGAGGAAGAACCCTGAGATGGCGCGCGGGTGGAGCGCGCGGAAGGCGAGCGGGAGGAACGGGAGGACGGCGAGCACCGGGACGAACGCGGCGAGGCGGGGCAGgccggggcggaggcggcgcgcggcgaagcGGGCGTACCACATGGCCGCGGTCACCGCGGCGCACACGGCGACGAGGCTGCgcaggtcgccgccggccatcgctCGCCTGGTTCCGGGGAGCGAGAGCGACTGGACCGTGGACTGGAGAGGAGCGCCACGCGAGATTTGGAGATTTGCCAGTCAAGTTTGGCTATTAAATTCGAGATCAGTACAGTTTGATACCTCGACGAACGTGGCCACTGGTCGTCGCGCGACAAATCGTTCTACGAACGTTCACCTTTTCACCAGCACACGTGGCTGAAAAAATGTTTGCCAACTACAGTCTGCCTCTGGTCCATGGCCACCTCAATTCGGCTGACGGGCCCATTTGAATTGcagggtagaaaaaaataaaggaataggaaaaacacatgattctgatagaaattgaagtgtaaaacagatgatcgcaaaacacagaaaaaacatacaAATGGTCGTTttattggagcgcaggaaaaacgcaggaatcggatgagagagatagattcaaaggaatttttccaagagtttagagctcttgctaaatttttttcaaaatccacatgcaatgtgccattccataggaatttcataggatttggaaagcttcaatcctttgaatcaaagggccaaatagaaaaatttcctatagaatttgaattctatgaaatttctaaataaatccttt is part of the Oryza glaberrima chromosome 4, OglaRS2, whole genome shotgun sequence genome and encodes:
- the LOC127769973 gene encoding probable long-chain-alcohol O-fatty-acyltransferase 5 gives rise to the protein MMAGGDLRSLLAVVAAVAAAMSYVRFVARRLRPGLPRLAAFVPVLAVLPVIPLAFRALHLRVTSGFFLGWLAEFKLLLLASGHGPLDTSLPLPAFVAIASLPVRRRAQRDSENAPRPGLGLVTSAVMAALLATIVSVYPHKERMNEYVLLMLYSLHVYLALELVLAFAAAAVRAVMGMDLEPQFDRPYLSASLREFWGRRWNLSVPALLRQCVSRPVRARVGGGVAGVAAGVLAAFLVSGIMHEAVIYYATLRPPTGEPTAFFALHGACAVAEGWFAAHKGWPRPPRAVATALTLAFILATGFWLIVPPITRTGTDRVVIAESEAMVAFVRDAGSWAAASVRSALTGHS
- the LOC127769974 gene encoding ABC transporter B family member 15-like, whose protein sequence is MGDKERPSFLRLVRYADAHDRCLMALGVLGSFGDGMMQPLSMLVLGDIVNSYGGAGGAGSARSAFSSGAVDKFALRLLYVAVAVGACSFLEGLCWTRTAERQASRMRRLYLEAVLSQEVAFFDAAPSSPSSPQAQAQATTFRVISTVSDDADAIQNFLGEKLPMVLANATLFFGALAVSFVFAWRLALAGLPFTLLLFVTPSVLLAGRMAAAAGEARAAYEEAGGIAQQAVSSIRTVASYTAERRTVERFRGAVARSAALGVRQGLIKGAVIGSMGVIYAVWSFLSWIGSLLVIHLHAQGGHVFVASICIVLAGMSIMMALPNLRYFIDATAAASRMQEMIEMLPPLEGAEKKGATMERIRGEIVFKDVHFSYPSRPDTLVLNGFNLTISEGATVGLVGGSGSGKSTVISLLQRFYSPDSGEISMDDHGIDTLNVEWLRSQIGLVSQEPVLFATSIRENILFGDETASLKQVVAAAKMANAHEFIVKLPHGYETHVGQFGTQLSGGQKQRIAIARALVRDPRILLLDEATSALDAESERTVQDALDRASVGRTTVIVAHRLSTLRKADTIAVLDAGRVVEAGTHDELLGMDDGGEGGVYARMVHLQKAPPVAAREERHRAVDVVESEMVSFRSVEIMSAVSATEHRPSPAPSFCSVEHSTEIGRKLVDHGVARSRKPSKLRLLKMNRPEWKQALLGCVGAVVFGAVLPLYSYSLGSLPEVYFLADDGQIRSKTRLYSFLFLGIAVVCITANIVQHYNFAVMGERLTERVRGQMLAKILSFEVGWFDEDENSSAAVCARLATQSSKVRSLVGDRMCLLVQAGATASLGFSLALAVSWRLATVMMAMQPLIIASFYFKKVLMAAMSKKAKKAQVQGSQLASEAVVNHRTITAFSSQRRMLRLYEAAQQGPKKDNVAHSWFSGFCLCLCQFSNTGSMAVALWYGGKLMAKGLITPTHLFQVFFMLMTMGRVIADAGSLTSDLAQGGDAVRSVLDTLDREPTIKDDDNDNERKKKKRKEIKGAIEFKNVHFSYPTRPEVAVLAGFSLEIGAGKTVALVGPSGSGKSTVIGLIERFYDAQRGSVLVDGEDIRSYSLARLRSQVALVSQEPTLFSGTIRDNIAYGAAEEHATEDEVARAAALANAHGFISAMERGYDTRVGERGAQLSGGQRQRIALARAVLKDARILLLDEATSALDAASERLVQDTVDRMLRGRTCVVVAHRLSTVEKSDTIAVVKDGRVAERGRHHELLAVGRAGTYYNLIKLQHGRSPCLSPM
- the LOC127772115 gene encoding probable long-chain-alcohol O-fatty-acyltransferase 5 gives rise to the protein MAGGDLRSLVAVCAAVTAAMWYARFAARRLRPGLPRLAAFVPVLAVLPFLPLAFRALHPRAISGFFLAWLAEFKLLLLASGQGPLDPSLPLPAFVAIATFPVRQRDPTKNAAGSGLGPVTSAVMAALLAVIVLLYRYKERMNPYALLVLYSLHVYLALELVLACAAAAVRAVMGMDLEPQFDRPYLSAHLRDFWGRRWNLSVPAVLRPCVSRPVRARVGEGAAGVAAGVLAAFFVSGVMHELMFYYITLRPPTGEATAFFTLHGALAVAEGWWAAREGWPRPPRPVATALTLALVMSTGFWLFFPPITRAGADKLVIAESEAVVAFVRDTGIWAAASVHSALSLL